Proteins from a genomic interval of Helicobacteraceae bacterium:
- a CDS encoding SIMPL domain-containing protein (The SIMPL domain is named for its presence in mouse protein SIMPL (signalling molecule that associates with mouse pelle-like kinase). Bacterial member BP26, from Brucella, was shown to assemble into a channel-like structure, while YggE from E. coli has been associated with resistance to oxidative stress.) gives MQTKSAIILGVSFVIGLSIEAAISKWDVYDYSNVHVSVAADKRVTLKEGEEVSPGVLSEMFERAREQAEAIARASGKKLGAPADVYSNVNGSYQYSEEPQEDGKREVTINLSATFDMK, from the coding sequence ATGCAAACTAAGAGCGCGATTATTTTAGGGGTTTCGTTCGTGATCGGTTTAAGCATAGAGGCGGCGATATCAAAGTGGGACGTCTATGACTACTCGAACGTTCACGTCTCTGTCGCTGCCGACAAGCGCGTAACGTTAAAAGAGGGCGAAGAGGTCAGCCCGGGAGTACTAAGCGAAATGTTTGAGCGCGCGCGCGAACAAGCCGAAGCGATAGCTCGCGCTTCAGGCAAAAAATTGGGCGCTCCAGCAGACGTATATTCCAACGTTAATGGCTCCTATCAGTATTCAGAGGAGCCGCAAGAAGACGGCAAAAGAGAGGTGACGATCAACCTTTCCGCAACCTTTGATATGAAATAG